The Prunus persica cultivar Lovell chromosome G7, Prunus_persica_NCBIv2, whole genome shotgun sequence genome has a segment encoding these proteins:
- the LOC18769743 gene encoding dirigent protein 21: MKPEAQEQNFNTILPNCIFPTMAKNSKSLLISLTILFFITMVTSKSPNFSQNPSLQALGLNKQEKLSHLHFYFHDIVSGPNPTAIWAAQTPTSKKSPTLFGSIAMFDDPLTVGPERSSKLVGRAQGIYGSASQSEDALLMTMNLAFVEGKFNGSSLSVFGRNAVVEAVREMPIVGGSGVFRFARGYVQARTLKFNATSGDALVEYDVFVFHY; the protein is encoded by the coding sequence ATGAAGCCAGAAGCACAAGAACAAAACTTCAACACAATACTTCCAAATTGCATTTTCCCAACCATGGCCAAGAACTCCAAATCCCTCCTCATTTCCTTAACTATTCTCTTCTTCATAACCATGGTCACTTCAAAATCACCAAacttctctcaaaacccatctcTACAAGCACTTGGCCTCAACAAGCAAGAGAAGCTAAGCCACCTCCACTTCTACTTCCATGACATTGTCAGCGGTCCAAACCCTACTGCCATTTGGGCTGCCCAAACACCCACATCCAAAAAATCCCCAACCCTATTTGGCTCCATAGCCATGTTTGATGACCCATTAACCGTGGGCCCCGAAAGAAGCTCCAAGCTTGTGGGAAGAGCACAAGGGATTTATGGGTCTGCTTCACAAAGTGAGGATGCTTTGTTGATGACCATGAACTTGGCCTTTGTTGAAGGTAAGTTTAATGGGAGCAGCCTTAGTGTTTTTGGTCGAAACGCGGTGGTTGAAGCTGTGAGAGAGATGCCAATTGTTGGTGGAAGTGGGGTTTTTCGGTTTGCTCGTGGCTATGTTCAGGCAAGGACTCTCAAGTTCAATGCAACAAGTGGAGATGCTCTTGTTGAGTATGATGTGTTTGTTTTCCACTactga
- the LOC18770207 gene encoding dirigent protein 21, with amino-acid sequence MAKTMQNLNSIYTIFITIFLFFFFFLTLANAEAHRFSKPLSPSKHGLKREKLSHLHFYFHDILSGRNPTAVRVAEAPTTNTSSTVFGAVVVMDDPLTVGPELGSKLVGKAQGIYASASQSELGLLMAFNFVFEEGKYNGSTLSVLGRNSVLSEVREMPIVGGSGLFRFARGYAHASTHQVDFETGDAVVEYNVYVFHY; translated from the coding sequence ATGGCCAAGACCATGCAAAACCTCAATTCTATCTACACCATTTTCATAAccattttcctcttcttcttcttcttcttaaccCTTGCCAATGCAGAGGCTCACCGTTTCTCAAAACCCTTATCTCCGTCAAAACATGGtctaaagagagagaaactgagcCATCTCCACTTCTACTTCCATGACATATTGAGTGGCAGAAACCCTACAGCTGTTAGAGTTGCTGAGGCACCCACAACAAACACTTCCTCGACTGTGTTTGGTGCTGTGGTCGTGATGGACGACCCATTGACTGTTGGGCCTGAACTGGGCTCCAAGCTTGTGGGAAAAGCCCAAGGGATTTATGCTTCAGCTTCACAGAGTGAGTTGGGGCTCTTGATGGCCTTCAACTTTGTTTTTGAGGAAGGGAAGTATAATGGTAGCACCCTGAGTGTGCTGGGGCGCAACTCCGTGTTATCCGAAGTGAGGGAGATGCCGATAGTAGGCGGAAGCGGGCTTTTCCGGTTCGCCCGAGGCTATGCTCATGCTAGCACTCACCAGGTTGACTTCGAAACTGGAGATGCTGTTGTGGAGTATAATGTTTATGTCTTCCATTATTAA
- the LOC18771170 gene encoding 60S ribosomal protein L21-1, which yields MPAGHGLRSRTRDLFSRAFRKKGYIPLSTYLKTYRIGDYVDVKVNGAVHKGMPHKFYHGRTGRVWNVTKRAIGVEINKQVGNRIIRKRIHVRVEHVQPSRCTEEFRLRKIKNDQLKAEAKAKGEVISTKRQPKGPKPGFRVEGAVMETVTPIPYDVVNDLKGGY from the exons ATGCCGGCTGGACACGGTCTCAGGTCTCGTACTCGCGATCTCTTCTCGCGGGCCTTCAGGAAGAAGGGTTACATCCCTCTTTCAACCTATCTGAAGACCTACAGGATCGGCGACTATGTCGACGTCAAGGTTAACGGCGCCGTGCACAAGGGTATGCCCCACAAGTTCTACCATGGACGTACTGGTCGCGTCTGGAACGTCACCAAGCGCGCCATCGGTGTGGAAATCAACAAGCAG GTTGGCAACAGGATTATCAGGAAGAGGATCCATGTGCGTGTGGAGCATGTGCAGCCTTCAAGGTGCACTGAGGAATTCCGTTTGAGGAAGATAAAGAATGATCAGTTGAAGGCTGAGGCCAAGGCAAAGGGTGAGGTCATTAGCACCAAGAGGCAGCCTAAGGGACCCAAGCCAGGTTTCAGGGTTGAAGGTGCAGTCATGGAAACTGTTACTCCCATTCCTTACGATGTCGTCAATGATCTTAAGGGAGGCTATTAG
- the LOC18770468 gene encoding serine/arginine-rich splicing factor SC35 has translation MSHFGRSGPPDIADTYSLLVLNITFRTSADDLFPLFDKYGKVVDIFIPRDRRTGESRGFAFVRYKYADEAQKAVERLDGKVVDGREITVQFAKYGPNAERIQKGRITEALPKSRYRSRSRSPRRRYRDDYRDRDYRRRSRSRSWDRSDRDRYHGRDRDYRRRSRSRSASPDYYRSRRRVRYDDERRSRSRSPIRSRSIDSVSPARRSPSPHKSPSPLIRSRSATPDRRSHDGHSPTSRIVSPRHRLADSRTPSPRNSDVDD, from the exons ATGTCTCACTTTGGTAGGTCTGGCCCTCCTGACATCGCTGACACTTACTCTCTCCTGGTCCTCAACATAACCTTCC gTACGAGCGCTGATGATCTGTTTCCGCTTTTCGATAAGTATGGCAAAGTTGTCGACATTTTCATCCCCAGAGACCGAAG GACTGGCGAGTCTAGGGGTTTTGCTTTTGTGCGATACAAATATGCTGATGAAGCACAGAAAGCGGTTGAAAGGCTCGATG GAAAAGTTGTTGATGGTCGAGAGATAACTGTTCAGTTTGCAAAATATGGGCCAAATGCGGAGAGGAT TCAGAAAGGAAGGATTACTGAAGCTCTACCAAAATCAAGGTACAGGTCAAGAAGTCGCAGTCCTCGGAGAAG GTACCGGGATGACTACAGAGACCGTGACTACAGGAGGAGAAGTCGCAGTAGGAGTTGGGATAGGTCTGACCGTGACAGATACCATGGGAGGGACAGAGACTATCGTCGACGAAGCAGGAGCCGCAGTGCCAGCCCTGATTACTATAGGAGCAGGAGAAGAGTTCGCTATGATGATGAAAGGCGGAGTCGAAGTAGGAGTCCAATTCGAAGTCGTTCCATTGATAG TGTCTCCCCTGCTCGGCGTAGCCCTAGTCCTCATAAGAGTCCTTCCCCACTAATCAGGAGCCGCAGTGCCACCCCTGATAGACGTAGTCATGATGGACATTCCCCTACTTCTCGAATTGTTTCACCACGCCATCGTCTTGCTGATTCTCGTACCCCATCCCCTCGAAATTCAGATGTTGAT GATTGA